One genomic segment of Kiritimatiella glycovorans includes these proteins:
- a CDS encoding class I fructose-bisphosphate aldolase, which produces MIDDIRKILGEEAKDLLTHECTTIAKDRIHAPGPDFIDRTFAPSDRNNRVLANLSRLYNHGRLGGTGYLSILPVDQGIEHSAGASFAPNPDYFDPENIVQLALEGGCNGVTSTLGVLGSVSRRYAHRIPFFVKLNHNELLSYPNRYDQRMFASVEQAWNMGAVGVGATIYFGSEESNRQIEEVSEAFHHAHELGLFTVLWCYLRNSAFKHEGTDYHTAADLTSQANHLGVTIEADLIKQKAPKTSAPGFKALEFGKTDDRVYETLSSEHPIDMTRYQVAGCYMGRIGLINSGGPSGENDTQQAVKTAVINKRAGGTGLISGRKAFQRPRREGIQLLHAIQDVYRCDEIGLA; this is translated from the coding sequence ATGATCGACGACATCAGAAAGATTCTCGGCGAAGAGGCGAAAGACCTGCTGACCCACGAATGCACGACGATCGCGAAAGACCGGATCCACGCGCCGGGTCCGGATTTTATCGATCGGACGTTTGCTCCTTCAGACCGGAATAACCGCGTCCTGGCGAATCTGAGTCGCCTCTACAACCACGGCCGGCTGGGCGGGACGGGCTATCTCTCCATCCTCCCCGTCGACCAGGGCATCGAGCACTCGGCCGGGGCGTCGTTCGCCCCGAACCCGGATTACTTCGATCCGGAGAACATCGTGCAGCTGGCCCTCGAGGGCGGATGCAACGGCGTGACCTCGACCCTCGGCGTGCTGGGCAGTGTCTCGCGGCGCTACGCTCACAGGATTCCCTTTTTCGTGAAACTCAACCACAATGAGCTGCTGAGTTATCCCAACCGCTACGACCAGCGCATGTTCGCGTCGGTCGAGCAGGCCTGGAACATGGGTGCGGTCGGGGTGGGGGCGACGATCTATTTCGGGTCGGAAGAGTCGAACCGCCAGATCGAGGAGGTCAGCGAGGCCTTTCATCACGCCCACGAGCTCGGCCTGTTCACGGTATTGTGGTGCTACCTCCGCAATTCCGCCTTCAAGCACGAAGGCACGGATTACCATACCGCCGCGGATCTGACCAGCCAGGCGAATCATCTCGGTGTCACGATCGAAGCGGACCTGATCAAGCAGAAGGCGCCGAAGACCTCCGCGCCGGGATTTAAGGCGCTCGAGTTCGGAAAGACGGATGACCGCGTCTACGAGACGTTGAGTTCCGAGCATCCGATCGATATGACCCGCTACCAGGTGGCCGGCTGCTACATGGGCCGGATCGGCCTGATCAATTCAGGCGGACCCTCGGGTGAGAACGATACGCAGCAGGCCGTCAAGACCGCCGTCATCAATAAACGCGCGGGCGGGACGGGGCTCATCAGCGGCCGCAAGGCCTTTCAGCGCCCCCGCCGCGAGGGCATCCAGCTGCTCCACGCCATCCAGGATGTCTATCGCTGCGACGAGATCGGACTGGCGTAA